In the genome of Dermacentor silvarum isolate Dsil-2018 chromosome 1, BIME_Dsil_1.4, whole genome shotgun sequence, one region contains:
- the LOC119436307 gene encoding neuropeptide-like protein 29 translates to MRLLLVSLLICALAGACLAGLVGYGGGGYGGGGGYGGGHYGKSLPGPSFLIKTQHHVSKVSHGGPILSNYDLGVSYGGHGGGYGGGYGGGYGHGWH, encoded by the exons ATGAGGCTCCTG TTGGTTTCTCTGCTCATTTGCGCCCTTGCCGGTGCCTGCTTAGCCGGATTGGTCGGATACGGAGGAGGCGGCTATGGAGGAGGCGGCGGCTACGGAGGCGGCCACTACGGCAAATCCTTGCCGGGACCGTCCTTCCTGATCAAGACCCAGCACCACGTTAGCAAAGTGAGCCACGGAGGACCAATCCTCAGTAACTACGACCTCGGAGTCTCCTACGGTGGACATGGCGGTGGCTACGGTGGCGGCTACGGCGGCGGCTACGGGCACGGATGGCACTGA